One Penicillium oxalicum strain HP7-1 chromosome III, whole genome shotgun sequence genomic region harbors:
- a CDS encoding Regulator of ribosome biosynthesis — MPDVEMGNSATAASAKSERLPITVSKPTPYTFDLGNLMVNDPNLLELPQGEPLNDSLRAIARDGAQVLLNQLLTTCNITSSAQNGVLLNLPPAATAVPRHKPLPTPKPPTKWELFARKKGIGKYNQNPGAALADKERRKKLVYDEASGEWVPRWGYKGKNKPEDTQWAVEVKEEDWKKEEAAAAKGGSIRGMNRAERKDRIKRNERKERANERRSRKP, encoded by the exons ATGCCAGACGTTGAAATGGGTAACTCTGCCACTGCGGCTTCTGCTAAGTCCGAGAGACT CCCCATCACAGTCTCCAAGCCCACTCCTTATACATTTGACTTGGGCAACCTGATGGTCAACGACCCGAACCTCCTAGAGCTTCCTCAGGGAGAGCCCCTCAACGATTCGCTCCGAGCGATCGCCCGCGACGGCGCACAGGTTCTGCTGAACCAGCTCCTGACAACATGCAACATCACCTCGTCTGCTCAAAATGGTGTGCTTCTCAACCTTCCACCTGCTGCCACCGCTGTTCCTCGCCACAAGCCTCTGCCTACCCCCAAGCCTCCCACCAAGTGGGAGCTCTTCGCTCGCAAGAAGGGTATTGGCAAGTACAACCAGAACCCTGGTGCTGCACTTGCGGACAAGGAACGCCGCAAGAAGTTAGTGTATGATGAGGCGTCGGGCGAGTGGGTGCCCCGATGGGGTTACAAGGGCAAGAACAAGCCTGAAGACACTCAATGGGCTGTTGAGGTCAAGGAGGAGGActggaagaaagaggaggctgctgctgccaaggGTGGCTCGATTCGCGGTATGAACCGTGCCGAACGGAAGGACCGTATCAAGAGAAATGAGCGTAAGGAACGGGCCAACGAGCGCCGTTCGAGAAAGCCTTGA